One region of Natronorubrum aibiense genomic DNA includes:
- the sppA gene encoding signal peptide peptidase SppA translates to MDRGSGIVRLVIVAIGAAVFAALGVALFVVYPESLADLAGVLIALVVVVAGVRIANNVADSLFPGYDVAEVAVDGPITRDGGGGRLPSSPGGTPADDIVDQIDRADDDDHVDALLLKLNTPGGEVVPSDDIRLAAERFDGPTVAYTTDVCASGGYWIASGCDELWARDGSIVGSIGVIGSRVNASDLAEKMGLSYERFAAGEYKDAGTALKEMDDDEREYLQGLIDDYYETFVERVSDGRDLEPEFVRDTEARIYLGEEAYEMGLVDHLGTRRELETELADRLDRDEVTVEEFEPERPLMARVGTGAQQLAYAFGAGIAGIAEDREFKLRL, encoded by the coding sequence ATGGATCGTGGTAGTGGTATCGTGCGTCTGGTGATCGTGGCGATCGGTGCCGCCGTGTTCGCCGCGCTCGGCGTTGCGCTGTTCGTCGTGTATCCGGAGTCGCTGGCCGATCTGGCCGGCGTCCTCATCGCGCTCGTCGTCGTCGTCGCGGGGGTTCGGATCGCCAACAACGTCGCCGACTCGCTGTTTCCGGGCTATGACGTCGCCGAGGTCGCTGTCGACGGGCCGATTACTCGAGACGGTGGCGGGGGACGACTGCCCTCGAGTCCGGGTGGAACGCCGGCCGACGACATCGTCGATCAGATCGACCGAGCCGACGACGATGACCACGTCGACGCGTTACTGTTGAAACTGAACACGCCGGGCGGCGAAGTCGTCCCGAGCGACGATATCCGCCTCGCAGCCGAGCGCTTCGACGGCCCGACCGTCGCCTACACGACCGACGTCTGTGCGAGCGGCGGCTACTGGATCGCCAGCGGCTGTGACGAACTCTGGGCCCGCGACGGCAGCATTGTCGGCTCGATCGGCGTTATCGGCTCGCGGGTGAACGCGAGCGACCTCGCCGAGAAGATGGGGCTCTCCTACGAGCGCTTCGCGGCGGGCGAGTACAAAGACGCCGGAACGGCGCTCAAGGAAATGGACGACGACGAACGCGAGTACCTCCAGGGACTGATCGACGACTACTACGAGACGTTCGTCGAGCGGGTCAGCGACGGTCGCGACTTAGAACCCGAGTTCGTCCGGGACACCGAGGCACGGATCTATCTCGGTGAGGAGGCCTACGAGATGGGGCTGGTCGATCACCTCGGGACGCGTCGGGAACTCGAGACCGAACTGGCGGACCGACTCGACAGGGACGAGGTGACCGTCGAGGAGTTCGAACCCGAACGACCGCTGATGGCTCGCGTGGGAACCGGAGCCCAACAGCTCGCCTACGCTTTCGGGGCCGGTATCGCCGGCATCGCCGAGGACCGAGAATTCAAACTGCGGCTATAA